In Elephas maximus indicus isolate mEleMax1 chromosome 7, mEleMax1 primary haplotype, whole genome shotgun sequence, the following proteins share a genomic window:
- the LOC126079488 gene encoding calcitonin gene-related peptide 2 codes for MGFRKFSPFLALSFLVLYQVGSLQAAPFRSAIESSPDLAALSEEEARLLLAALVKDFVQMKASELGQKQETEDSSVTTQKRACNTATCVTHRLAGLLSRSGGMVKSNFVPTDVGSKAFGRRRRDLQA; via the exons ATGGGTTTCCGGAAGTTCTCTCCGTTCCTGGCTCTTAGCTTCTTGGTCCTGTACCAGGTTGGCAGCCTACAGGCCGCGCCATTCAG GTCCGCCATAGAGAGCAGCCCAGACCTCGCTGCACTCAGTGAGGAGGAAGCGCGCCTCCTGCTGGCTGCACTGGTGAAGGACTTTGTGCAGATGAAGGCCAGTGAGCTTGGGCAGAAGCAGGAGACAGAGGATTCCAG CGTCACTACCCAGAAGAGAGCCTGCAACACTGCCACCTGTGTGACCCATCGGCTGGCAGGCCTGCTGAGCAGATCAGGGGGCATGGTGAAGAGCAACTTTGTGCCCACTGATGTGGGCTCCAAGGCCTTCGGCCGGCGCCGCAGGGACCTTCAGGCCTGA